In a genomic window of Oncorhynchus keta strain PuntledgeMale-10-30-2019 chromosome 28, Oket_V2, whole genome shotgun sequence:
- the LOC118360978 gene encoding rho-related GTP-binding protein RhoA-C-like, with amino-acid sequence MAAIRKKLVIVGDGACGKTCLLIVFSKDQFPEVYVPTVFENYVADIEVDSKQVELALWDTAGQEDYDRLRPLSYPDTDVILMCFSIDSPDSLENIPEKWTPEVKHFCPNVPIILVGNKKDLRNDEHTRRELAKMKQEPVKPEEARDMANRINAFGYLECSAKTKDGVREVFEMATRAALQAKKRGKKNACLLL; translated from the exons ATGGCTGCGATCCGTAAGAAACTGGTGATTGTTGGTGATGGTGCTTGTGGAAAGACCTGTCTGCTCatagtcttcagtaaagaccaGTTCCCTGAGGTCTACGTACCTACAGTGTTTGAGAACTATGTCGCAGATATTGAGGTGGACAGTAAGCAG GTGGAACTGGCCCTCTGGGACACAGCTGGACAGGAGGACTACGACAGACTACGGCCTCTCTCTTACCCTGACACTGACGTCATCCTCATGTGCTTTTCCATAGATAGCCCCGACAGCTTGG AGAATATCCCAGAGAAGTGGACCCCCGAAGTAAAACACTTCTGTCCAAATGTACCCATTATTCTTGTGGGTAATAAGAAGGACCTGCGGAATGACGAGCACACGCGTCGGGAGCTAGCAAAAATGAAGCAG GAACCAGTGAAGCCAGAAGAGGCCCGGGACATGGCTAACCGCATCAACGCGTTTGGCTACTTGGAGTGCTCAGCCAAGACGAAAGACGGCGTGAGGGAGGTGTTTGAGATGGCCACCAGGGCCGCGCTGCAGGCCAAGAAACGTGGAAAGAAGAATGCCTGCCTCCTGCTATAG